Below is a genomic region from Gopherus flavomarginatus isolate rGopFla2 chromosome 9, rGopFla2.mat.asm, whole genome shotgun sequence.
ATTGAACTGACCAAACAGTTATGATGCAATTGTAATTTTGTCAGTAttaatgcattttaaatgaaaaacagcaAGTCTGCTGTTGGCTAAATACATATGTAGATCTTTTATTTCATAATGGCATTAAATTAATGTTGTTATAAAGTGTCCTATTAATGGATCATTTAAACCTGCCAGAATcttaaggtacatctacacagcaattaagcacctgtggctggcctgggtcagctgacttgggcttgcagggcagTGGGGTtctaaaattgctgtgtagacatttcgGCTTaggtggagcctgggctctgggagttGTGGTTGTGGGAGTGTTGGGAATAACAGGATAGGAGCTTAACTGGCCCTGTTTGAGTCTAGGGAGCACCAACAAAATACGACTATCTTCCCAAACCAAGTTGGGAAGCCCTAGAGATGAGGAAAAGAGGAGAAGCTGAGAACCAATAACCAGTTGTGGATCCCTGATTCTCCTGCAGTCCCAGAGCAGGTTAGAGCAGCCTGGAGATTGCCTTAATTTGTGCCAACTGGTTATGGTCCCTAAAGACTACATCCCAGCTGGATATAGCGAGAGCATATTATGCTCAAGCCACTTTCTCCCTGCGCCTGACATGCTCCTTTCCACCccaacatgcttccatgctgcagCGAGGGAAGCACTGAAGCAGGTTACACTTGTTCTGTGCCTCACTGGGACTCTCCCATGCCCGGAGAATCCCTAAAGGATATGTGAATGGGTTCTGCTCCCTTTATGCCATCTGCATTGCTTAAATGGGGTGGAACAAGGCAGAGAATCTTTTCTGAAGTAAAGCTTGGCCCTTAGGCTGAAAAAATTGGATCCCACTGGGTTTGTTAATGTGGTCTGGGATACTGTTATACCTATTTTAAACTTTTGACTGTTATTTCTGAGTATGCTTGGCATTGATGGCGAACAGCTATGATGCATTACTTGATCtcattctgaatttctttcttagGTTACTTATTTGTTCCTGATTTGACACTCTGGGAATTTTATGCAAGAGGGTCCTGCCACTCCTTAGAACCAGTAGTAGACATTATATTATGCCCTCTTTAAGCATGGTGAAGCAGCTCTGCATAATGCCTCCCAGTTCTCCCTGTTTGTTATCCGTAATGCAGGGCTGTGATTAGCATTCACCCATTTTTGCTTaaattttaactttttgtttCTCACGTATTCTGAATGCCACTTCTTTGGGACCTAAAGACACGGTTACTGATGTTCACAAGGCATTATCTGCCtaaagttttcatttattttgtgcattttttcTCTGAGCTGTCTGTTCCATACAGTGAATGTTTTATTCCAGAGCATGTGATTTATATTTAATCTTTTCTTCAGACTATATTTTACATGAGGACAAAATGAACCATACTTGCATGAAATTCCCAACCCAACTTTTAGCAGCCCTCAACCCAATCTCTATATTTGTGCCTTCAAAGCCCTTATTTATCAAGCAAACTTGTGTACCTAACAAAGATTTTTATGAGTGAATTCCCATTTACCCACTGCTAAAAATATGGTCCATCCATGTTTAAATATAGAAGGTCAGTTACTTTTGTTTTCATATTTGTGTACCCGTCAGTTTAAATTAGTATTTTAAGGTACATATTGTAACAGTACCTATAGATTAAAACATTTGTCTCACATGCAAACCTCAAATTAAAGGGCTGTACATGGGGGAAACTACATTGATGTTAAGGATAGATGGCATCCCCCCTTCAGCAACTCAGAGACAGTGTGCATAGGACACTACATTACAGCCAGTTGGTCGGCTGCAAACTGTTGCATCACCTCCCTCAGACTTGTCTTGTGTTCCAGTCGATCAGTGCATTTATCAGATCCGCTGGCTGTTATCCTGACCTATGCAAAATACTTTCCCCCATGTTTTGTGCAGAAAGTTTACTGCTGAACCTCTTCTCCATGCAGAACTGTACCGTCCCACCTCCCCTTTATGCAAAAAACATTGGGAACAGCTTTAAGGTTTTGACTTTCCTCAATTGTGGAAGGAGTTGCAGAATTTGTCTCTGCATAAGTTGCACAGTACAAACACTAAGACTGAAGTAGAGTACAAACCTGTTAAAGGACAACCTGCTCACATCAAAGTTATATTTAAGACAAATTCTGCACTCAACTTACCCTCTTGGCTTCCTTGCGGTTGCAGGTGGTGGAAATATGTGCAGAATctgatcagtttaaaaaaaatagtctgGCCTTGTAACACGCGTTCTGACACTTGTTTTGAACATTAACCTCAAAGATCTATCCTCTTGGGTGAATTTCTGTTGCACTTAGCTCTTTAATGTACAATAAGTGTTGTGTTTAACACATTCATTTCAAGAGATATTCTTTATTTCTGTATGGGTTGATGCACAGAAACGTATTAACAAATACTCACTTAAAATATTAACAATTATTCACTGTTTGATCCTTGTAGTAAAAAAGTGTTTATTGTAATATATATTGATGCTTTACTCCCAAAATGGACAACAAAAATAACAAGCCTGCGTTTTATTTCCCCAAAGGTAAAATGACTAGTTCTTTCAGTAAATACATCAGAAAAGTAAGATAGTACAATTTTACAGAGTATGCTGCATATTTGGGTAGTCATATACCCTACTTCTGTCAATGGCAGTGTTTATATAATTATGTTGAGTCAAACCACAAGTTAACAAATGTTTTGTAAATGTTTCATCCTTTGGATGGTAGGTACATGGTACCATTTGAGACGTAGGTGGTATAGCACCATATTCACTCGAAGTTGTTTTAAACAGTAAAAGCTGAGGGTTTGTCAAGAAATTATTGGTGGTGAGTGTCTTTGGGTCCAACATACAGGAAAACACAGGATTGCCAGGATTTGCACAGGAAGGCAGTTGAACAGATTTGATTTTCTCATTGTTGGTACTCGTTGGTAGCATCTCAGCAGAAGTCATTTTCTTTTCCTAATTAAGAGATAATTTTAATGAGTTAGTTCTCTTTATAAATAACAGGGAAAATAATATTTCAGTTAGATTCATATTAAatcattgtttttattaaacaaacagaTATTAGGAATCTGATCAGTACATAAGTATATTATTAGTTTAATTACTTGTGTATGGAAAGTAATGTGTTTCCTGAAGGAGAAAGCTGCAGGGAAATTAAGCCATGAAACTTGAAGGAATTTTTCCCAACTTTCACAAAGTTTTGTTGTATGCTTCTGCAGTGCACTGTACAGGTCACTTAcgtattattcagttatttacgTGGATCCAGTTACTTTACTGGTGTGTTATTTTAAAGATGGTAAGTAGGCAAGCTCCAGCAAAAAGTAGCACAGTGAAAAGAGGGTTATGTAGCATGCGAAACCCATGTTTAGATTCAGATTCATTCTTTCACTCAAATCTATAACACCTCAGTGAGTTAGATTTGTGGGTCGGAGGAATAATAATGCTAACACTTACAGCATGTTGCAGCTTCATTATAATAATTCAGAAAGATTAATTTGCACAACGACGGGACTAAACAAGCATACTTTAATGATGCTTATATTTGTGGGAGAAGCGGGGTATTTTGCATAATTCTAAACTTAgtcctaaagttttacatttatttttaaatggcttgATTCCAAATAAGTGTAATTTTGAAGTAGTCTAGTAACTTGCTGATACAATCCTCTGTAGGCACTGAAGTGAAGGAAGGGCTAATTCACATTTTTGTTTCTACTATTTCTAGTTTTCTGTCAGTTTAGAAGAGCAGCATTTATAACTTATATTGTGGAGGGCCTACTATATTGGAGAGgggacagaattttttttcaaatgaaattttAGAATGTGTGGAAAATTGCAGAGACTTGATAATCCTGGAATATTTAAAATACCATACCTTTCTCATATCCGTGGACATAAGTTTATTTGCGAAGGCTCCATTCCATAGTAAAGAGTACTCCATAGCATTAAATAATAGTAATTGTTCATTACTAACTAATGATTATCAGCTGTGACATCGTGGCTATTGTCCCAGCCAGCCATTTGCTTGAATTATAGCATTCACTAAAGTTTAAATATATCTAGCATTAGTGTTCTTTACtgtctcaaaaagaaaaaaaacaacattgtaGATATCACTATGGAA
It encodes:
- the PIERCE2 gene encoding piercer of microtubule wall 2 protein — its product is MTSAEMLPTSTNNEKIKSVQLPSCANPGNPVFSCMLDPKTLTTNNFLTNPQLLLFKTTSSEYGAIPPTSQMVPCTYHPKDETFTKHLLTCGLTQHNYINTAIDRSRVYDYPNMQHTL